One genomic window of Quercus lobata isolate SW786 chromosome 9, ValleyOak3.0 Primary Assembly, whole genome shotgun sequence includes the following:
- the LOC115961990 gene encoding shikimate O-hydroxycinnamoyltransferase-like: protein MENMKLLEKVVIAPEKPTERRQIFLSNIDFSLVVYQESVSFFDPPTNEMTFFEAYHSLCSALSKMLVPYDFLAGRLVPCSEEDNRFEIDCNGAGVVVVAARTDTMLSELGDLSSPKLELRQLVALLDEEGDEERDLKAIPFCLYRLFSLWLLVFGTIQLI, encoded by the coding sequence ATGGAGAATATGAAGTTACTTGAGAAAGTTGTAATCGCACCCGAAAAACCTACAGAACGTAGACAAATTTTCTTATCTAACATAGACTTTTCCCTTGTTGTGTACCAAGAATCTGTGTCCTTTTTTGACCCTCCAACAAATGAAATGACATTCTTTGAAGCTTATCATAGCTTATGCAGTGCCCTTTCCAAAATGCTAGTCCCATATGATTTTTTAGCTGGTAGGCTAGTGCCATGTTCGGAAGAAGATAATCGCTTTGAAATTGATTGTAATGGTGCTGGTGTTGTGGTTGTTGCAGCGAGAACCGACACGATGTTGAGTGAATTAGGTGACCTCTCGTCTCCCAAGCTGGAGTTAAGGCAGTTGGTTGCATTGTTGGATGAAGAGGGTGATGAAGAAAGGGACTTGAAGGCAATCCCCTTTTGTCTATACAGGTTATTTTCCCTTTGGTTATTAGTATTTGGTACCATACAGTTAATTTAG